A region of Bacillus cabrialesii DNA encodes the following proteins:
- a CDS encoding LCI fold-containing protein: MNLKKALTGSALSLALLVSASPAFATTSSSTNTTPEAKALETCTTKPFGPYYSRNEIPNFINDGVKKWYLKGVSSWDGVWYGYYESCN, encoded by the coding sequence ATGAATTTAAAAAAAGCTTTAACTGGTTCCGCATTGTCCCTTGCTTTACTTGTTTCCGCATCTCCTGCATTTGCAACTACTTCTTCGAGCACAAACACAACGCCTGAAGCAAAGGCATTAGAAACTTGTACAACAAAACCATTCGGTCCATATTACTCAAGAAATGAAATTCCAAATTTCATTAATGACGGCGTGAAAAAATGGTATCTAAAAGGGGTTTCATCGTGGGATGGAGTATGGTATGGATATTATGAAAGTTGTAACTAA
- the tdh gene encoding L-threonine 3-dehydrogenase, whose translation MQSGKMKALMKKDGTFGAVLTEVPIPEIDKHEVLIKVKAASICGTDVHIYNWDQWARQRIKPPYVFGHEFSGIVEAVGENAGSVKVGEYVSAETHIVCGECVPCLTGKSHVCSNTAIIGVDTAGCFAEYVKVPADNVWKNPADMEPAIASIQEPLGNAVHTVLESQPAGGTTAVIGCGPIGLMAVAVAKAAGASQVIAIDKNEYRLALAKQMGASYTVSVEKEDPLKIVSALTDGEGADLVCEMSGHPSAIAQGLAMAANGGRFHILSLPEHPVTIDLTNKVVFKGLTIQGITGRKMFSTWRQVSQLLSSNVLDLSPVITHQFSLEEFEKGFELMRSGQCGKVILIP comes from the coding sequence CCTCATAAAAGTAAAAGCTGCTTCCATATGCGGCACGGATGTACACATTTATAATTGGGATCAATGGGCACGCCAGAGAATCAAACCACCCTATGTTTTCGGCCATGAGTTCAGCGGCATTGTTGAAGCTGTGGGAGAGAATGCCGGCAGTGTAAAAGTGGGGGAGTATGTTTCGGCGGAAACCCATATTGTCTGCGGCGAATGTGTCCCTTGTCTGACAGGAAAATCTCATGTTTGCAGCAATACTGCTATTATCGGAGTGGACACAGCGGGCTGTTTTGCGGAGTATGTAAAAGTCCCAGCTGATAACGTTTGGAAGAATCCCGCCGATATGGAACCGGCGATTGCTTCTATTCAAGAGCCTTTAGGAAATGCGGTTCACACAGTGCTCGAGAGCCAGCCAGCAGGAGGAACGACTGCTGTCATCGGATGCGGACCGATTGGTCTTATGGCTGTTGCGGTTGCAAAAGCAGCAGGTGCTTCACAGGTAATAGCGATCGATAAAAATGAATACAGGTTGGCGCTTGCCAAACAAATGGGGGCTTCATATACTGTTTCTGTCGAAAAAGAAGATCCGCTCAAAATTGTAAGCGCTTTAACAGATGGAGAAGGAGCGGATCTCGTTTGTGAGATGTCGGGACATCCCTCAGCGATTGCCCAAGGTCTTGCGATGGCTGCCAATGGCGGAAGGTTTCATATTCTCAGCTTGCCGGAACATCCGGTGACAATTGATTTGACGAATAAAGTGGTCTTTAAAGGACTTACGATCCAAGGAATCACAGGAAGAAAAATGTTTTCGACATGGCGGCAGGTGTCACAATTGCTCAGTTCAAACGTTCTCGATCTTTCACCTGTTATTACCCATCAGTTTTCGTTAGAGGAATTTGAGAAAGGATTTGAACTGATGAGAAGCGGCCAGTGCGGAAAAGTAATTTTAATTCCATAA
- the miaB gene encoding tRNA (N6-isopentenyl adenosine(37)-C2)-methylthiotransferase MiaB — protein sequence MNEKQKLESGQVNPSDKKSEKDYSKYFEAVYIPPSLKDAKKRGKEAVTYHNDFKISEQYKGLGDGRKFYIRTYGCQMNEHDTEVMAGIFMALGYEATNSVDDANVILLNTCAIRENAENKVFGELGHLKALKKNNPDLILGVCGCMSQEESVVNRILKKHPFVDMIFGTHNIHRLPELLSEAYLSKEMVVEVWSKEGDVIENLPKVRNGKIKGWVNIMYGCDKFCTYCIVPYTRGKERSRRPEEIIQEVRRLASEGYKEITLLGQNVNAYGKDFEDMTYGLGDLMDELRKIDIPRIRFTTSHPRDFDDRLIEVLAKGGNLLDHIHLPVQSGSSEVLKLMARKYDRERYMDLVRKIKEAMPNASLTTDIIVGFPNETDEQFEETLSLYREVEFDSAYTFIYSPREGTPAAKMKDNVPMRVKKERLQRLNALVNEISAKKMKEYEGKVVEVLVEGESKNNPDILAGYTEKSKLVNFKGPKEAIGKIVRVKIQQAKTWSLDGEMVGEAIEVK from the coding sequence ATGAATGAAAAACAAAAGTTAGAGAGCGGACAAGTTAATCCATCGGACAAAAAATCCGAGAAGGATTACAGCAAGTACTTTGAAGCTGTTTACATTCCGCCTTCCTTAAAAGATGCGAAAAAACGAGGCAAGGAAGCCGTTACTTATCATAATGACTTTAAAATTTCTGAGCAATATAAAGGATTGGGAGACGGAAGAAAGTTCTATATCCGTACGTACGGCTGCCAAATGAATGAACATGATACAGAGGTTATGGCAGGGATCTTTATGGCGCTCGGATATGAAGCGACAAACTCTGTTGACGATGCCAATGTCATTTTGTTAAACACATGTGCGATCCGTGAAAATGCCGAGAATAAGGTATTTGGTGAGCTGGGGCACTTAAAAGCGCTGAAAAAAAACAATCCCGATCTGATTTTAGGCGTGTGCGGCTGTATGTCCCAAGAGGAATCAGTCGTGAATCGGATTTTGAAAAAACATCCGTTTGTCGATATGATTTTCGGAACGCATAACATTCATCGCCTGCCGGAGCTTTTGTCAGAAGCATACCTTTCAAAAGAAATGGTCGTAGAAGTTTGGTCCAAGGAAGGGGACGTGATTGAAAACCTTCCAAAAGTCCGGAACGGAAAAATTAAGGGCTGGGTCAATATCATGTACGGCTGTGACAAATTCTGTACGTATTGCATCGTGCCTTACACACGCGGAAAAGAAAGAAGCCGCCGCCCTGAAGAAATCATTCAGGAAGTGAGAAGGCTCGCAAGTGAAGGCTACAAGGAAATTACGCTATTAGGCCAGAACGTAAACGCGTACGGAAAAGACTTTGAAGATATGACATACGGCCTCGGTGATTTGATGGATGAATTGAGAAAAATCGATATCCCGAGAATCCGTTTTACAACGAGTCATCCGCGTGACTTTGACGACCGCCTCATTGAAGTGCTGGCAAAAGGCGGCAACCTGCTTGATCACATTCATTTACCTGTTCAATCAGGAAGCTCAGAGGTTCTGAAGCTGATGGCCCGTAAATATGACAGAGAGCGTTATATGGATCTCGTTCGAAAAATTAAGGAAGCAATGCCGAACGCATCTTTGACAACGGATATTATCGTCGGATTCCCGAACGAAACGGACGAACAGTTTGAAGAAACGCTTTCACTATACCGTGAAGTGGAATTTGACAGCGCCTATACGTTCATTTACTCTCCGCGTGAGGGCACTCCGGCTGCCAAAATGAAAGATAATGTACCGATGCGGGTGAAAAAAGAACGTCTTCAGCGTCTGAACGCACTGGTGAATGAAATTTCCGCTAAAAAAATGAAGGAATACGAAGGCAAGGTTGTCGAAGTATTAGTTGAGGGTGAAAGCAAAAATAACCCTGATATTCTTGCAGGCTACACTGAAAAAAGCAAGCTTGTCAATTTCAAAGGGCCGAAGGAAGCCATCGGCAAAATCGTCCGCGTGAAAATCCAGCAAGCGAAAACATGGTCGCTTGACGGAGAAATGGTAGGAGAAGCAATCGAGGTGAAATAA
- the ricA gene encoding regulatory iron-sulfur-containing complex subunit RicA yields MTLYSKKDIVQQARNLAKMISETEEVDFFKRAEAQINENDKVSAIVNQIKALQKQAVNLKHYEKHEALKQVEAKIDALQEELEEIPVIQEFRDSQMEVNDLLQLVAHTISNQVTNEIITSTGGDLLKGETGSKAKYSNNSCSF; encoded by the coding sequence ATGACGCTCTACTCAAAAAAAGACATTGTGCAGCAGGCTCGAAACCTTGCAAAAATGATCTCTGAAACAGAAGAGGTTGATTTTTTCAAACGGGCTGAAGCGCAAATCAATGAGAATGACAAAGTGTCTGCAATCGTTAATCAGATTAAAGCTCTGCAAAAACAGGCTGTCAATCTGAAGCATTATGAAAAGCATGAAGCGCTCAAACAAGTAGAAGCAAAAATTGACGCGCTGCAAGAAGAGCTTGAAGAGATCCCTGTTATTCAGGAATTCAGAGACTCGCAGATGGAGGTAAATGACCTTCTGCAGCTCGTTGCGCACACCATTTCAAACCAAGTCACAAATGAAATCATCACATCAACCGGGGGCGACCTGCTAAAAGGGGAAACCGGTTCGAAAGCGAAGTATTCAAATAACAGCTGTTCTTTCTAA
- a CDS encoding regulatory YrvL family protein: MSQKEQNEQFKDLNLSSKLIVIVSIILIVAIALAVIFGGFFFGMKGLFSILGITYDSNQTLVLFILVCFAAGLIIDPLTKLVSMILAKSFSLKKTALFAFTLYFVSNFITICFADYYMQSIFISNVLLFVISALMALIELAFDNQPNREAA, translated from the coding sequence TTGAGTCAAAAAGAACAGAACGAGCAGTTTAAAGATTTAAACCTGAGCTCAAAATTAATCGTAATTGTATCTATCATTCTGATCGTTGCCATTGCACTTGCGGTGATCTTCGGCGGCTTTTTCTTCGGGATGAAAGGATTATTCTCCATTCTGGGCATTACTTACGATTCCAATCAAACATTAGTTTTATTTATTTTGGTCTGTTTTGCTGCAGGCTTGATCATAGATCCACTCACAAAGCTTGTCTCTATGATTCTGGCAAAATCATTTTCATTGAAAAAAACTGCACTTTTTGCTTTCACACTGTACTTTGTGAGCAATTTCATAACGATCTGTTTTGCAGATTACTATATGCAGTCTATATTTATTTCAAATGTCTTGCTTTTTGTGATATCAGCATTGATGGCACTCATTGAACTTGCCTTTGATAACCAGCCAAACAGAGAAGCAGCTTAA
- a CDS encoding glycine C-acetyltransferase produces the protein MMKKFEFLKAELDRMKENHTWQDIKQLESMQGPSVTVNHKNVIQLSSNNYLGFTSHPRLIKAAQEAVQQFGAGTGSVRTIAGTFTMHQELEKKLAAFKKTEAALVFQSGFTTNQGILSSILTKEDIVISDELNHASIIDGIRLTKADKKVYQHVDMSDLERVLRKSMNYRMRLIVTDGVFSMDGNIAPLPDIVELAEKYDAFVMVDDAHASGVLGENGRGTVNHFGLDGRVHIQVGTLSKAIGVLGGYAAGSKVLIDYLRHKGRPFLFSTSHPPAVTAACMEAIDVLLEETEHMERLWENTAYFKSMLVKMGLTLTQSETPILPILIGDEGAAKAFSDQLLSRGIFAQSIVFPTVAKGKARIRTIITAEHTKEELDKALDAIEKTAKELQLL, from the coding sequence ATGATGAAGAAATTTGAGTTTTTAAAAGCAGAGCTAGATAGAATGAAAGAAAACCATACATGGCAAGACATAAAACAGCTTGAATCCATGCAGGGCCCATCTGTCACAGTGAATCACAAAAACGTCATTCAGCTTTCTTCTAACAATTACCTCGGATTTACTTCACATCCAAGACTCATTAAAGCCGCACAGGAGGCCGTTCAGCAATTTGGAGCAGGCACCGGTTCAGTGAGAACGATTGCCGGTACATTTACAATGCATCAAGAACTAGAGAAAAAGCTGGCAGCCTTTAAAAAAACCGAGGCGGCACTTGTTTTCCAATCAGGCTTCACAACAAACCAAGGTATACTTTCAAGTATTCTGACAAAAGAAGATATTGTCATCTCAGATGAATTAAATCATGCCTCTATTATAGACGGAATCAGATTGACAAAGGCGGATAAAAAGGTGTATCAGCACGTCGATATGAGTGATTTAGAGAGGGTGCTGAGAAAGTCAATGAATTACCGGATGCGTCTGATTGTAACAGACGGCGTATTTTCCATGGACGGCAATATCGCTCCTTTGCCAGATATTGTAGAGCTCGCTGAGAAATATGATGCATTTGTGATGGTGGATGACGCCCATGCATCGGGAGTGCTTGGCGAAAACGGCAGAGGGACGGTGAATCACTTCGGTCTGGACGGCAGAGTCCATATTCAGGTCGGAACGCTGAGCAAGGCAATCGGAGTGCTCGGCGGCTACGCTGCCGGATCAAAGGTGCTGATCGATTATTTACGCCATAAAGGCCGTCCGTTTTTATTCAGCACGTCCCATCCGCCGGCCGTGACCGCAGCTTGTATGGAAGCGATTGATGTCTTGCTGGAAGAGACGGAGCATATGGAGCGCTTGTGGGAAAATACGGCCTATTTTAAATCAATGCTTGTGAAAATGGGTCTGACTCTCACGCAGAGTGAAACACCGATTCTTCCTATCTTGATAGGTGATGAAGGCGCGGCAAAGGCATTCTCTGATCAGCTCCTTTCGCGCGGCATATTTGCCCAAAGCATCGTTTTTCCGACTGTTGCTAAGGGAAAAGCCAGAATTCGAACGATTATTACCGCTGAGCACACCAAAGAAGAACTGGATAAGGCGCTTGACGCCATCGAAAAGACGGCTAAGGAGCTCCAGCTATTGTAA
- the mutS gene encoding DNA mismatch repair protein MutS has product MAGYTPMIQQYLKIKAEHQDAFLFFRLGDFYEMFFEDAKKASQELEITLTSRDGGAAEKIPMCGVPYHSASAYIEQLIKKGYKVAICEQTEDPKAAKGVVKREVVQLITPGTVMDGKGIHESENNFIASVSACSNGYGLALSDLTTGENLAVLIERLEDVISEIYSVGAREIVVSGSLDGDTVAQLKERCGATISIEDGETDEHVTIIEHLKHEDVRKTFLRLYTYLKRTQKRSLDHLQPVQVYELEEAMKIDLYSKRNLELTETIRSKYKKGSLLWLLDETKTAMGGRLLKQWIDRPLIRVNQIEERQEMVETLMSHFFEREDLRERLKEVYDLERLAGRVAFGNVNARDLIQLKESLKQVPGIKQLVASLAHDKAKERAERIDPCGDVLELLEEALYANPPLSLKEGNLIKDGYNQKLDEYRDASRNGKDWIARLEQQEREYTGIRSLKVGFNKVFGYYIEVTKANLHLLEEGRYERKQTLTNAERYITPELKEKEALILEAENNISELEYELFTELREKVKRYIPRLQQLAKQMSELDALQCFATISENRHYTKPAFSKDEVEVIEGRHPVVEKVMDSQEYVPNNCMMGDNRQMLLITGPNMSGKSTYMRQIALISIMAQIGCFVPAKKAVLPIFDQIFTRIGAADDLISGQSTFMVEMLEAKNAIVNATKNSLILFDEIGRGTSTYDGMALAQAIIEYVHDHIGAKTLFSTHYHELTVLEDKLQQLKNVHVRAEEYNGTVVFLHQIKEGAADKSYGIHVAQLAELPEDLIARAQDILKELEHSGTKPEVPVQKPQVKEEPAQLSFFDAAEKPAEAPKLSKKEKQVLDAFKSLNILDMTPLEAMNEMYKLQKKLH; this is encoded by the coding sequence ATGGCTGGTTATACGCCTATGATACAGCAATATTTAAAAATAAAGGCAGAGCACCAGGATGCCTTTTTATTTTTTCGCCTGGGTGATTTTTACGAAATGTTTTTTGAAGACGCCAAAAAAGCGTCGCAAGAGCTGGAAATTACGTTAACGAGCAGAGACGGCGGTGCGGCTGAAAAAATACCGATGTGCGGTGTGCCGTATCATTCTGCTTCCGCGTATATCGAGCAGCTTATTAAAAAAGGGTACAAAGTGGCTATCTGTGAACAGACGGAAGATCCGAAAGCCGCAAAGGGCGTTGTGAAACGGGAAGTGGTTCAGCTGATTACGCCCGGAACTGTAATGGACGGAAAAGGCATCCACGAATCAGAAAACAACTTTATCGCATCTGTTTCCGCATGCTCGAACGGGTATGGGCTGGCGCTGTCTGATTTAACAACGGGAGAAAATTTAGCTGTCCTGATTGAACGGCTTGAAGATGTCATATCAGAAATTTATTCAGTCGGCGCACGGGAAATCGTGGTTTCAGGAAGCTTGGATGGCGATACGGTCGCACAGCTGAAAGAGCGGTGCGGTGCAACGATCTCAATTGAAGATGGAGAAACAGACGAACACGTAACAATCATTGAACACTTAAAGCATGAAGATGTAAGAAAAACATTTTTGCGTTTATATACGTATCTGAAAAGAACCCAAAAGCGCAGCCTTGATCATCTTCAGCCCGTGCAGGTGTATGAGCTTGAGGAAGCGATGAAAATTGACTTGTACTCAAAGCGTAATCTGGAGCTGACTGAAACGATCCGTTCGAAATATAAAAAAGGTTCTCTTTTGTGGCTGCTGGATGAAACAAAAACTGCCATGGGAGGCCGGCTGCTTAAACAGTGGATTGACCGTCCGCTTATCAGGGTCAATCAAATCGAAGAGCGCCAAGAAATGGTGGAGACACTAATGTCCCACTTCTTCGAACGAGAAGATCTGCGTGAACGTTTAAAAGAAGTATATGACTTAGAACGCCTTGCAGGCCGCGTCGCGTTCGGAAATGTCAATGCAAGGGATTTAATTCAGCTGAAGGAATCGTTAAAGCAAGTGCCTGGCATCAAACAGCTGGTTGCTTCACTGGCTCATGATAAGGCCAAGGAACGCGCGGAGCGAATTGATCCTTGCGGGGATGTGCTTGAATTGCTGGAAGAAGCGCTGTACGCAAACCCTCCTTTATCGTTAAAAGAAGGGAACTTGATTAAAGACGGATACAATCAAAAGCTTGATGAATACCGTGACGCAAGCAGAAACGGAAAAGACTGGATTGCCCGCCTGGAACAGCAGGAGCGGGAATACACGGGCATTCGCTCTTTAAAGGTCGGCTTCAATAAGGTTTTCGGTTATTATATTGAAGTGACAAAAGCGAATTTGCATTTGCTTGAGGAAGGGCGCTATGAACGGAAGCAGACGCTAACAAATGCTGAGCGCTATATCACACCTGAGCTAAAAGAAAAAGAAGCGCTCATTTTAGAAGCGGAAAACAACATCAGCGAGCTGGAGTATGAGCTATTCACCGAGCTGCGTGAGAAAGTGAAGCGATACATTCCGCGTCTGCAGCAGCTTGCCAAACAGATGAGCGAGCTTGACGCACTGCAATGCTTTGCGACAATCAGTGAAAATCGCCACTATACGAAACCGGCGTTTTCTAAAGATGAAGTTGAAGTGATTGAAGGCAGACACCCGGTTGTTGAAAAAGTCATGGACAGCCAGGAATATGTCCCGAACAATTGTATGATGGGCGATAACAGACAAATGCTTCTCATTACAGGTCCAAATATGTCTGGGAAAAGCACGTATATGAGACAAATCGCGCTCATTTCCATCATGGCGCAAATCGGCTGCTTTGTACCCGCGAAGAAAGCGGTGCTTCCGATTTTTGATCAAATCTTCACGCGAATCGGCGCTGCAGATGATTTGATTTCCGGACAAAGTACATTTATGGTGGAGATGCTTGAAGCCAAAAATGCGATTGTCAATGCGACGAAAAACAGCCTTATTCTGTTTGACGAAATCGGCCGGGGAACGTCCACTTATGACGGCATGGCGCTGGCACAAGCGATTATCGAATATGTTCACGATCATATCGGCGCCAAGACGCTGTTCAGCACGCACTATCATGAGCTGACCGTTCTTGAGGACAAGCTGCAGCAGCTGAAAAACGTTCATGTCCGCGCTGAAGAATATAACGGAACGGTTGTCTTTCTTCATCAAATTAAAGAAGGGGCGGCTGACAAAAGCTACGGCATTCATGTAGCCCAGCTTGCCGAGCTGCCGGAAGATCTCATAGCGCGCGCTCAAGATATTTTAAAAGAGCTTGAGCACTCAGGAACCAAACCGGAAGTGCCGGTGCAGAAACCTCAGGTGAAAGAAGAGCCGGCACAGCTGTCCTTTTTTGATGCAGCGGAAAAGCCGGCTGAAGCGCCAAAGCTTTCAAAAAAAGAAAAGCAAGTGCTCGATGCCTTCAAATCACTTAATATATTGGATATGACACCGCTTGAAGCGATGAATGAAATGTATAAGCTGCAAAAGAAATTACATTAA
- the mutL gene encoding DNA mismatch repair endonuclease MutL has translation MAKVIQLSDELSNKIAAGEVVERPASVVKELVENAIDADSTVIEIDIEEAGLASIRVLDNGEGMETEDCKRAFRRHATSKIKDENDLFRVRTLGFRGEALPSIASVSHLEITTSTGEGAGTKLVLQGGNIISESRSSSRKGTEIVVSNLFFNTPARLKYMKTVHTELGNITDVVNRIALAHPEVSIRLRHHGKNLLQTNGNGDVRQVLAAIYGTAVAKKMLPLHVSSLDFEVKGYIALPEITRASRNYMSSVINGRYIKNFPLVKAVHEGYHTLLPIGRHPITFIEITMDPILVDVNVHPSKLEVRLSKETELHDLIRDGIKDVFKQQQLIPSAQLPKKSAPVIKNEQQFITFDEKPAERKVPEKSAAPSYSPMKLSSVVKEPVDVEEELPPLQFDAPPIVDQEQSIEVPDVSEEQPEAFEQEYHEEQPKPTSERVPIMYPIGQMHGTYILAQNENGLYIIDQHAAQERIKYEYFREKVGEVEPEVQDMILPLTFHYSTNEALIIEQHKQELESVGVFLESFGSNSYIVRCHPAWFPKGEEAELIEEIIQQVLDSKHIDIKKLREEAAIMMSCKGSIKANRHLRNDEIKALLNDLRSTSDPFTCPHGRPIIIHHSTYEMEKMFKRVM, from the coding sequence GTGGCAAAAGTCATCCAGCTGTCAGATGAGCTTTCAAATAAAATAGCGGCGGGCGAGGTTGTGGAACGGCCCGCCTCAGTCGTCAAGGAATTGGTGGAAAATGCGATCGACGCTGACAGCACAGTCATTGAAATCGATATTGAGGAAGCAGGTCTTGCATCCATTCGAGTGTTGGATAACGGCGAAGGAATGGAAACGGAAGATTGCAAGCGTGCTTTTCGCCGCCACGCAACGAGTAAAATAAAAGATGAAAATGATTTATTCAGGGTGAGAACGCTTGGCTTCAGGGGAGAAGCACTCCCGAGTATCGCGTCAGTTTCCCATCTTGAAATTACGACAAGCACTGGTGAAGGAGCGGGGACAAAGCTCGTGCTCCAAGGAGGAAACATCATTTCCGAATCACGTTCCTCAAGCAGAAAGGGAACTGAAATTGTCGTTTCCAACCTGTTTTTTAACACACCGGCCCGCTTGAAATATATGAAAACCGTTCATACAGAGCTTGGGAATATTACAGATGTAGTCAACCGTATCGCTCTGGCGCATCCCGAGGTATCAATCCGCCTGCGCCATCATGGGAAAAACCTGCTTCAAACGAACGGAAACGGAGATGTGCGCCAAGTTCTTGCGGCGATTTACGGCACAGCTGTCGCCAAAAAAATGCTTCCGCTGCATGTGAGCTCTTTGGATTTTGAAGTAAAGGGATATATTGCCCTCCCAGAGATTACACGGGCGTCGAGAAACTATATGTCGTCTGTGATCAACGGCCGTTACATTAAAAATTTCCCGCTCGTCAAAGCGGTGCATGAAGGATATCATACGCTTCTGCCGATCGGGCGCCATCCAATTACCTTTATAGAAATTACGATGGACCCGATTTTAGTCGATGTCAACGTGCACCCATCGAAGCTTGAGGTCCGTCTCAGCAAGGAAACAGAGCTTCATGACTTAATACGTGACGGTATTAAAGATGTATTTAAACAGCAGCAGCTGATTCCGAGTGCCCAGCTTCCGAAAAAATCGGCACCTGTTATCAAAAATGAGCAGCAGTTTATCACCTTTGATGAAAAGCCTGCGGAAAGAAAAGTTCCGGAAAAATCGGCTGCACCATCTTATTCACCAATGAAACTCAGCTCAGTCGTGAAAGAGCCGGTTGATGTGGAGGAAGAACTGCCTCCTCTCCAATTTGATGCTCCTCCTATCGTTGATCAGGAACAAAGCATTGAGGTGCCTGATGTTTCAGAGGAACAGCCTGAAGCATTTGAGCAAGAATACCATGAGGAACAGCCGAAGCCAACGTCTGAGCGGGTTCCGATTATGTACCCAATCGGCCAAATGCATGGGACTTATATATTGGCACAAAACGAAAACGGCCTGTATATTATCGACCAGCACGCCGCACAGGAGCGGATTAAATACGAATACTTCCGTGAAAAGGTGGGAGAGGTTGAGCCTGAGGTGCAGGATATGATCTTGCCGCTGACGTTCCACTATTCCACGAACGAGGCGCTGATTATTGAACAGCATAAACAAGAGCTCGAAAGCGTCGGTGTCTTTTTAGAGTCATTTGGTTCGAACAGCTACATCGTCCGCTGCCACCCGGCCTGGTTTCCAAAGGGAGAAGAAGCTGAGCTGATAGAAGAAATCATTCAGCAGGTCCTCGATTCCAAACATATTGATATTAAAAAACTGCGCGAGGAAGCGGCGATCATGATGAGCTGCAAGGGCTCCATCAAAGCAAACCGCCACCTCAGAAATGACGAAATCAAAGCGCTTCTGAACGATCTCCGAAGCACATCAGACCCTTTTACATGCCCGCACGGCCGCCCGATCATCATTCACCATTCCACTTATGAGATGGAAAAGATGTTCAAGCGCGTGATGTAG
- a CDS encoding TetR/AcrR family transcriptional regulator — protein MPKQIDHEKRRKQIAEATWRVILERGMEGASARNIAKEAGLSLGALRHYFSTQDELLVFAMKLVQEKAIGRIEDIAMKDLPPKEKVLHILLEIVPTNEETIREMEVWFAFTVYARHKKDMFDANHDGIYSGIRNLIAYLGEFDLLKQNTDKDIEAERLYALIDGLALHAMLDPVRVNKDRIKRVIMQHVESICTEKIHETEERNQ, from the coding sequence ATGCCAAAACAAATTGACCATGAGAAAAGAAGAAAACAAATTGCAGAAGCGACGTGGCGTGTGATTTTAGAACGGGGGATGGAGGGAGCCTCAGCCAGAAACATTGCAAAGGAAGCAGGGCTGTCATTAGGTGCGCTGCGCCATTATTTCTCTACTCAGGATGAGCTGCTTGTTTTTGCAATGAAGCTCGTTCAAGAAAAGGCGATAGGCCGTATCGAGGACATTGCAATGAAGGATTTGCCCCCTAAGGAAAAAGTGTTACATATTTTGCTTGAAATTGTCCCGACAAATGAAGAAACAATTAGAGAAATGGAGGTGTGGTTTGCTTTTACGGTTTACGCCAGACATAAAAAGGATATGTTTGATGCGAACCATGACGGGATCTACAGCGGTATACGGAATCTGATTGCCTATTTAGGTGAATTTGATTTGCTAAAGCAGAATACAGATAAAGACATTGAAGCTGAGAGACTTTACGCGCTTATTGACGGTTTGGCTTTACATGCGATGCTTGACCCTGTGCGAGTGAATAAAGACAGAATCAAACGTGTCATTATGCAGCATGTAGAATCAATTTGCACAGAAAAAATACATGAGACAGAAGAAAGAAATCAATAA
- the cotE gene encoding outer spore coat protein CotE: MSEYREIITKAVVAKGRKFTQCTNTISPEKKPSSILGGWIINHKYDAEKIGKTVEIEGYYDINVWYSYADNTKTEVVTERVKYVDVIKLRYRDNNYLDDEHEVIAKVLQQPNCLEVTISPNGNKIVVQAEREFLAEVVGETKVVVEVNPDWEEDDEEDWEDELDEELEDINPEFLVGDPEE; the protein is encoded by the coding sequence ATGTCTGAATACAGGGAAATTATTACGAAGGCGGTAGTAGCGAAAGGCAGAAAATTCACCCAATGCACCAACACCATCTCCCCTGAGAAAAAACCGAGCAGCATTTTGGGCGGTTGGATCATTAACCACAAGTATGACGCTGAAAAAATCGGGAAAACAGTAGAAATTGAAGGGTATTATGATATAAACGTATGGTACTCTTACGCGGACAACACAAAAACAGAGGTTGTCACCGAACGGGTGAAATACGTAGATGTCATTAAACTCAGATACAGAGACAACAATTACTTAGATGATGAGCATGAAGTGATTGCCAAAGTCCTTCAGCAGCCAAACTGCCTTGAAGTGACCATTTCACCGAATGGAAATAAAATTGTTGTGCAGGCAGAAAGGGAATTTTTAGCGGAAGTGGTAGGAGAAACAAAGGTAGTCGTTGAAGTCAATCCTGATTGGGAAGAGGATGACGAAGAGGATTGGGAAGATGAGCTTGATGAAGAGCTGGAAGACATCAACCCGGAATTTTTAGTGGGAGATCCTGAAGAATAA